One part of the Rutidosis leptorrhynchoides isolate AG116_Rl617_1_P2 chromosome 1, CSIRO_AGI_Rlap_v1, whole genome shotgun sequence genome encodes these proteins:
- the LOC139898887 gene encoding uncharacterized protein has translation MPIKQVLTKPKISGRLALWAVKLGAYQISYLPRSAVKGQVMADYLAEMSEELEVINERTALKPVLDETWDLFTDGASCTEGAGAGLVLENPSGEEHTYALRFNFDVSNNEAEYEALLAGLNIARKMNIAKLRAFTDSQLVANQFNCSFEAHDPSMQKYLQLLKELAAQFEHFELAQVPRSQNKRRML, from the coding sequence atGCCAATCAAGCAAGTTTTAACAAAACCAAAGATATCTGGTAGACTTGCATTGTGGGCAGTCAAATTAGGagcttatcaaatatcttaccttccgcgtagtGCTGTAAAAGGACAGGTTATGGCGGATTACCTCGCTGAAATGTCTGAAGAATTGGAGGTGATCAATGAGCGAACCGCGTTGAAACCGGTACTTGATGAAACTTGGGATTTGTTTACTGATGGTGCTTCGTGCacagaaggtgcaggtgcgggtttggTTTTGGAAAACCCAAGTGGTGAGGAGCATACGTATGCACTGCGTTTTAATTTTGATGTGTCAaataatgaagcagagtatgaagcATTACTTGCTGGTCTAAATATTGCGCGGAAAATGAATATTGCTAAGTTGCGAGCATTTACAGATTCGCagttagtagcgaatcagtttaattGCTCTTTCGAAGCACATGATCCTTCTATGCAGAAATACTTGCAGCTATTAAAGGAACTAGCAGCGCAGTTTGAGCATTTTGAACTTGCACAAGTGCCAAGAAGTCAAAACAAAAGGCGGATGCTTTGA